From Rhododendron vialii isolate Sample 1 chromosome 7a, ASM3025357v1:
ttccacacTTTCACTTGTCTATTTtcgaaaataaagaaataagatTAGGTTATCTGTGTGGTTCTGTGGAaagataaagggaaaaaaaacccaggAAGCATATAACCTAAGATGTGTTTTAGAAATAAGATTAGGTTATATTACCTTGAATTGTTGGGTAATAATATGTGTCTCTATGTCGTCAATGGTTCCCTCTGCTCTTTCTAGCTTTTCAGCTATAATGTCGTTCTCTACGAGCACGCTGCAGATCTCAACTTCCTTATGCTCAACctctttcacaaaaaaatcCCTCTCAACATGAGCAGTATCCACTTCAAAATTGAGTTCAGCAACTGTTTCCTCATATGTCTCGTCTTGAAGCTCTGAAATTCTTTTCTGAAGCTGGGCAATTGTAGCATCTTTTTGCTCATTCTCCTCGGTCAACCTTTTGATTTGCTCATTCTCCTCGgtcaaccttttgattttttctcggaggatttcattttctttttgaagctCTGTATTTGCATCATCATGGTCTGGGTCATCACCATCTTCTGGCTTCACATGATCATCTTCCGGCACCTCAACAAATCCAAGCATCTCTTTCTCCAATTCCGTTGCCTCCAACTTTGAGTCGTTCACGATTaacggatcaagaacatccAACGGGTTATTTGCCAAACCAACACTAAGGTCGGTAAGCCTCCACTTGACGAACCTCGGGAAGTTTGTTGGATCTCCTTGGCTTACCAATTTCACGTGCTCACAGAACCAATACTGtatttcatgaaaaatacaaattagTTTAAATACACAAAATAAGCAGAAGACCAATGATATCCACATCTTCTAGTATACATGTAGGCAGATTATGAAAGATAACCACATCTTCcagtatatatataggcagtTTATCACAGATAAAAAGTTGATATCATAAGAGGGTAGAATTTTACCAGGAGCCCTGATATGCAGCCCCCGGTTGATGCCGGTGTTTCCATATTGTCGTTCAGTTGCCTTATGAGCTCATCCGTAAAGAATGTTGCCCAGTCATAGAAGCTGATCCTATCCAAGTCTTCAATGAACTCGATTAAATTCCAGCTCACCCTTGAAGCTGTGCTTGGGAGAAACACTGTCGAGATAAGATACAGTGTTAGCACACGTGCTACGTCGTTTGCACTTTCTTCATCCTTTTTCTTCACAGCTTTTTGGAAGTATTCTTTCAGACTTGAATTCGTCATTATCCTACCTCCTCGAACACAGATTTCATTAGCAAACCTTGTTTCTGGCATccttggttttgttgttggtttaATTCGGTTGGGCCCATACGGGATGCCGAATACAAGTGCAAACTCTTGTGCTGTTATCTTGACTGATTTAGTTCCTAGGTTGAACCTCCCTCCCGATCCCTCATATCGTCTTATCAGTGAAAGAGCATGCAGGTCGCTTTTCCTCAGGTACGCCTCAGTCAAGCTCTCATCAACCAGAGCAAATATAAGATTAGCAAATGGCgtttttcttatcttctcttTATGGAGAGTTGTGAACTTTATGTCCTTCAAGAGTTTcacaaaactttgaaaactcgACCTGTgtgaaatttgaacaaaataacaGGAAGATGTTGGTATAGGACAGATGTCGTTATTTTATATGAATGTTGCCAACAAAACAGACAAATGTCGAAATTTTTAGATTACCTGTACTGAATTTGTTTAGGCTTAGGTTTAACCTCTTCCTTGACCTCTTTCTTGacctttttcttcccctttttcttttgcgTCTTCACTGTTGTCCTTTTTGCCACTTGCCTCTGTTGCTTCTGTTGCTTACCGCGCGTCTTTGGACTACACCTACataagtttcaaattttaattcaGTATATGAATGGATACATATATGCAAATTATCACAAAGTAATTTGCAAATTTTATTCAGTATTTGAATGGATTCAGTAACCATATGTTGTAGTATTCTAGTCATAAACCATACCTAGATTTGTGATGGGCAGCCTTTTTCTTTGGCTTGTgaagatcttcttcttcttcttcttcttcttcttcgtcttcttcttcttcttcttcttcttcttctttgtaatcttcttcttcttcatcatcatcatcagtatcttcttcttcttcttgttcttcttcttgttcttcttcttcctcttcttcttcttcttcttcttgtatcttcttcttcttcttgtcgtTCTTCTTCACATTGTCCTTCTCTTTCTTGTCATTCTTCTTCCGTTTAATAGGGCTAAGTCGCTTCGTCTTTGGACTAGACCTGCATGAGTTTCAAAGTTTTTGGTCAGTATATGCAGATTATCACAAAGTAACCATATGTTGTAGTATGACAGATTTCATCATCTGTAGTATTCTAGTCATAAACCATACCTAGATTTTTGATTGGCTTCCTTTTTCGTTGGCTTGTgaacttgttcttcttcttcttcttccttttcctcgTCCTCAtcctctacttcttcttcttgtatattcttctttttgtcattCTCTTTATTGTCGTTTTTCTTCTGTTTAACAGGGCTAAGTCCCTTTTTCTTgtcattcttcttctctttcttgtcCATTTTATGAGAATCTCTCTCTTGTTGTGTGACAGATCTTGTCATTCGCTTTGTTGGACTCTgtttaacttcatcttcttcatcttctattgttcttgttctctttcGAGAGGCAGGCTGtttaacttcatctttttctgcttcatcttcttcttcatcttctattgttcttgttctctttcGAGAGGCAGGCTGtttaacttcatctttttctgcTATCTTTTTTGGACTCTGTACTGCTGTTTTTTTCCGTGGTGTCTTCTTCATTCTCATCCTATCTGGAGGCAAAATAACTTGCAATGGTTTCATAGTATCTACTACAAGTACCAATTCTTTATTAGAGTTCTTTGTTTTCACCATTTCCTGTAACAAAACAGcagaaaatttgaacaaaatcacCGGATGATGTTGTTATATGTAAGAATCTTCAAATATGGTATAGCACAGAGATGAACAAATAATGACATCTGCCAACTTGTGTTCTATGGATGTTCCTCAATAAAACAGACAAGAGAGACATCAGTCAACTTGTGTTTTATGGATGTTCCTCAATAAAACAGACAAATGTCGTTATCATTCTGGATTCAGTGCTATGAGTACCAATACACTAAGAATGGACAACAAATGCAGAGTATGCAACAGGTAACAACATTTGTTTACTGATTTgtaagaacaaacaaaatgcagagtactgatcttgcaaaattacaaagaagctCTAACCAATGGCTACAAACCCTAAATAAACCATAACCAGTAgtaaagaaaccctaaccaatGGACTACAAACGCAGAGTATGCAACAGATGACAACATTTGTCATGTGATttgtaagaacaaaaaaaatgcagagtactgatcttgcaaaattacaaagaagctctaaccaatggactacaaaccctaaataaaccataatcagtagcaaagaaaccctaaccaatGGACTACAAACGCAGAGTATGCAACAGATAACAACATTTGTCAAGTGATTTGTAAGAACAAATAAAATGCAGAGTACTGATCttgcaaaattacaaagaagctCTAACCAATGGACTACAAACCGTAAATAAAACATAATCAGTAGCAAAGAAATCCTAACCAATGGACTACAAACGCAGAGTATGCAACAGATAACAACATTTGTCAAGTGATTTGTAAGAACAAATAAAATGCAGAGTACTGATCttgcaaaattacaaagaagctCTAACCAATGGACTACAAACCGTAAATAAAACATAATCAGtagcaaagaaaccctaaataaaCCATAACAACATGTGGAacaaaacctaaattttttggaagaaagcAGTTCGTAGTCCCTAAATGTGTAGAAACAGAGAAACAAAACGTAAATGTGCAGAACAAAGAACCATTACAAAACGTAAATTTGCAGAACGAACCAGTCGAAGGAAGATGCTGATAATGACGTTGAAggggacgacgacgacgacgacaacgGCAACGACGATTGTGGCAGGCGACGAAGGATGGCGACGATGACAACGGCAACGACGATGATCGTGaaccgttctctctctctctctctctctctctctctctctctctctctctctctctctctctcttttcttctggAAACGTTTTTTGATCGAATAGAGTGGGGAAAAGTGTGCCCGCTTTTGTTTCAAAACAAGGTTATATTTGGAAACCGGGTCCAATTGTCCTGGTGGCAGTACCAAAATTATTGATGTCCTTATTACAGTATTAGTCCCTATACTATGGACCTCTGGCCGAAGCtctcaaatgagagagaggggcccCAACTCGTTTTCTACACATTTGTGTGTTCTCCGCCCGCAAAATATATGAAATTTGcacaaataataaagaaaagtttgaGACACGGCCGCATAGGTACAGAGAGTCGA
This genomic window contains:
- the LOC131332929 gene encoding uncharacterized protein LOC131332929, yielding MDKKEKKNDKKKGLSPVKQKKNDNKENDKKKNIQEEEVEDEDEEKEEEEEEQVHKPTKKEANQKSRCSPKTRGKQQKQQRQVAKRTTVKTQKKKGKKKVKKEVKEEVKPKPKQIQYRSSFQSFVKLLKDIKFTTLHKEKIRKTPFANLIFALVDESLTEAYLRKSDLHALSLIRRYEGSGGRFNLGTKSVKITAQEFALVFGIPYGPNRIKPTTKPRMPETRFANEICVRGGRIMTNSSLKEYFQKAVKKKDEESANDVARVLTLYLISTVFLPSTASRVSWNLIEFIEDLDRISFYDWATFFTDELIRQLNDNMETPASTGGCISGLLYWFCEHVKLVSQGDPTNFPRFVKWRLTDLSVGLANNPLDVLDPLIVNDSKLEATELEKEMLGFVEVPEDDHVKPEDGDDPDHDDANTELQKENEILREKIKRLTEENEQIKRLTEENEQKDATIAQLQKRISELQDETYEETVAELNFEVDTAHVERDFFVKEVEHKEVEICSVLVENDIIAEKLERAEGTIDDIETHIITQQFKTSESVEEEEEEEEKEEECGPEHQMVPDEEVERTTIEAFTGVLAENSPKPTKKKRKQVDPSSLVQNVKNETRIEKREDGFVYEDLKKVKKNKQEEMDDVIPKWKVEKTKLGKLLEEEDKALLNLFYDLNQGQVNEEVWTDNETTYTITFKSIIKLLDELDMGNEVIDGYTSMLKREQEVKQLMQGNSAFFTSTCWVSTLPFAHNKTLLCSHCFDVIICSCLCYTRNADFHICLCLSN